A single Triticum dicoccoides isolate Atlit2015 ecotype Zavitan chromosome 2A, WEW_v2.0, whole genome shotgun sequence DNA region contains:
- the LOC119359519 gene encoding chemocyanin-like, which translates to MARGSSSGKLAEHGLLLVFLMLLQGGVEQAAARPREWYVGDQKGWTFGVMGWPNSPTFKPFREGDVLVFKYDRAAQNVIQVDDFGFGTCTRHPANATVYDSGNDRIRLSRGLINFISGVSDNCYKGGVKISLTVRP; encoded by the exons ATGGCACGGGGAAGCAGCAGCGGAAAGCTGGCTGAGCACGGCCTCCTCTTGGTTTTCCTGATGCTGCTGCAGGGTGGCGTggagcaggcggcggcgcggccgcggGAGTGGTACGTCGGCGACCAGAAGGGCTGGACCTTCGGCGTCATGGGGTGGCCCAACTCGCCTACCTTCAAACCCTTCAGGGAAGGCGACGTGCTGG TTTTCAAGTACGACCGCGCGGCGCAGAACGTGATACAGGTGGACGACTTCGGGTTCGGCACCTGCACCAGGCACCCCGCCAACGCCACGGTGTACGACTCCGGCAACGACCGCATCAGGCTCTCTCGCGGCCTCATCAACTTCATCAGCGGCGTCTCGGACAACTGCTACAAGGGCGGCGTCAAGATCTCACTCACCGTCAGGCCGTGA
- the LOC119355146 gene encoding G-type lectin S-receptor-like serine/threonine-protein kinase At2g19130 has product MLLHPLLLGFIFTLHIHASSAAIDSIAPGQRLVCGVSDKLVSLNGKFAAGFFQTGSKSHDTLNWYLGIWFNKVPKITPVWLANRDDPITQPALVRFIISEDGNLVILDQATNSVIWSSGVSIRTNTTIAMLMNNGNLVLQNASNSSDILWQSFDHPTNTFLPDAKIGRDKVTGLTRRLVSSKNSIDPARGRYCNELVPIRLILTLLNSSIVYWSSGEWNGQYFSTIPEMLSHNLIDFKFVNNTNEEYFTFSLLNDTMIMHHLLDVSGQLKTLIWDEVSQDWLGSYSNPRAQCDVYALCGPFTVCDDNSAPYCSCMKGFSIRSPEDWELNDRSGGCVRNTPLNCGSNRSTAGMTDKFYSLSNVKLPRNSGNVGAATSDRECAEVCLRNCSCTAYSFTYSTCSIWHEELVNVKQQHADTTDTNDSAVYLRLAAKEMQNQKPGRRVTIRILAVTIVSALGLLALILLVVLLMIRRNNRGWSGGTLKNPQDGGGIIAFRYTDLQRATRNFSEKLGAGGFGSVFKAYLTDSATMAVKRLDGACQGEKQFRAEVTSVGVIQHINLVRLIGFCCEGEQRLLAYEHMPNRSLDIHLFQNNNTVLNWCTKYKIALGVARGLTYLHESCQDLIIHCDIKPQNILLDKSFVAKIADFGMAKLIGRDFSRVLTTARGTVGYLAPEWISGVAITPKVDVYC; this is encoded by the coding sequence ATGCTTCTTCACCCATTACTTCTTGGATTTATTTTCACCCTACACATCCATGCATCCTCTGCTGCCATCGACTCAATTGCACCTGGCCAAAGACTTGTTTGCGGTGTCAGTGACAAGCTTGTCTCCCTGAATGGCAAGTTCGCGGCAGGCTTCTTCCAAACTGGCAGTAAGTCCCACGACACCTTGAACTGGTACCTAGGCATTTGGTTCAATAAAGTCCCCAAGATAACTCCCGTGTGGCTTGCAAACCGTGATGATCCAATCACTCAACCCGCTTTGGTTAGGTTCATAATTTCTGAAGATGGCAATCTTGTCATCTTAGATCAAGCCACCAATTCCGTGATCTGGTCCAGCGGAGTTAGTATTAGAACTAACACCACCATTGCCATGCTCATGAACAATGGAAATCTTGTCCTACAAAATGCCTCAAACTCATCCGACATTCTATGGCAAAGTTTTGATCACCCAACAAATACTTTCCTCCCTGATGCTAAGATCGGCCGAGACAAGGTCACTGGTTTGACTCGCCGTCTTGTTTCCAGTAAGAATTCAATTGACCCAGCTCGTGGTCGTTACTGTAACGAGTTAGTTCCTATCAGGTTGATCCTTACGCTTTTGAACTCATCCATAGTATACTGGTCTAGCGGGGAATGGAATGGACAGTATTTTAGCACCATTCCAGAGATGTTAAGCCACAATTTGATAGACTTCAAGTTTGTCAACAACACAAATGAAGAGTACTTCACATTCAGCTTACTGAACGACACGATGATCATGCATCATCTACTTGATGTTTCTGGTCAACTGAAGACTTTAATCTGGGATGAGGTCTCACAGGATTGGTTAGGTTCCTACTCCAACCCCAGAGCTCAGTGTGATGTCTATGCTCTGTGTGGACCATTCACTGTGTGCGATGACAACTCAGCTCCATATTGTAGCTGTATGAAGGGCTTCTCCATAAGATCCCCGGAGGACTGGGAGCTAAATGATAGAAGCGGTGGATGTGTGAGAAATACTCCTTTAAATTGTGGCAGTAATAGGAGTACCGCAGGAATGACCGATAAATTCTACTCCTTGTCCAATGTGAAATTGCCTCGGAATTCCGGCAACGTAGGCGCTGCTACCAGTGATAGAGAATGTGCAGAAGTTTGCCTAAGAAATTGCTCTTGCACTGCATATTCTTTCACCTACAGTACATGCTCTATTTGGCATGAGGAACTCGTCAATGTAAAACAGCAGCATGCTGACACTACTGATACAAACGATAGTGCAGTTTATCTTCGCCTTGCTGCAAAAGAGATGCAAAATCAGAAACCTGGCAGAAGAGTGACAATTCGGATTTTGGCAGTTACCATTGTCAGTGCCCTGGGGTTGCTGGCACTTATATTGCTAGTTGTTCTACTGATGATTCGGAGGAACAATAGAGGCTGGTCTGGTGGTACACTGAAAAATCCTCAAGATGGTGGTGGAATTATTGCATTTAGATACACTGATTTGCAGAGGGCAACAAGAAATTTCTCCGAGAAGCTAGGTGCCGGCGGCTTTGGTTCTGTGTTCAAGGCATATCTGACTGACTCAGCTACAATGGCAGTGAAAAGGCTTGATGGTGCTTGTCAAGGAGAAAAACAATTTAGGGCCGAGGTGACTTCAGTCGGGGTTATACAACATATCAATTTAGTTAGACTGATCGGTTTCTGCTGCGAGGGTGAACAAAGGTTACTTGCATATGAGCACATGCCAAATCGTTCTCTTGACATCCATCTATTTCAGAACAACAACACAGTTTTAAACTGGTGTACCAAGTATAAAATAGCTCTGGGAGTTGCTAGGGGGCTGACTTACCTGCATGAGAGCTGCCAAGACTTGATCATACACTGTGATATCAAGCCACAAAATATACTCCTCGATAAGTCGTTTGTTGCTAAAATTGCTGACTTTGGTATGGCCAAGTTAATAGGCAGGGATTTTAGCCGGGTTCTGACTACAGCAAGAGGAACCGTAGGATACCTTGCTCCCGAATGGATAAGCGGGGTTGCTATCACACCAAAAGTCGATGTTtactgttag